In Rosa chinensis cultivar Old Blush chromosome 1, RchiOBHm-V2, whole genome shotgun sequence, a genomic segment contains:
- the LOC112181544 gene encoding nifU-like protein 2, chloroplastic encodes MKAVLQNPPSYYMAQQALRQPSWSLLSGGSLVSFTRGHNLVRQSSRVQSPSPSRNLVVKAVATPNSAVELPLTAENVESVLDEIRPYLISDGGNVALHEIDGNIVRLKLQGACGSCPSSVMTMKMGIERRLMEKIPEIVAVEPIADEETGLELNEENIEKVLEEIRPYLVGAAGGSLELVAIDEPIVKVRITGPAAGVMTVRVAVTQKLREKIPTIAAVQLL; translated from the exons ATGAAAGCTGTTCTTCAAAATCCGCCGTCGTACTACATGGCCCAACAAGCACTTCGGCAACCG AGTTGGAGCTTATTATCAGGAGGCTCCCTTGTTTCATTCACTAGAGGGCATAATTTGGTGCGGCAGAGCTCACGGGTTCAGTCACCTTCACCTTCACGCAATTTAG TTGTTAAGGCAGTTGCTACTCCAAATTCAGCCGTGGAATTACCATTGACTGCAGAAAATGTGGAAAGTGTATTAGATGAAATCCGGCCATATCTCATTTCTGATGGGGGGAATGTGGCATTACATGAAATTGATGGCAATATAGTGCGGTTAAAGCTACAAGGAGCATGTGGATCATGTCCAAGTTCTGTTATGACAATGAAAATGGGTATTGAGCGACGTTTAATGGAAAAAATCCCTGAAATAGTTGCTGTGGAACCAATAGCAGATGAAGAAACAGGCCTTGAGCTGAATGAAGAAAATATAGAGAAG GTACTTGAAGAAATTAGACCCTACTTAGTAGGGGCAGCAGGTGGATCTCTAGAACTTGTGGCAATCGATGAGCCTATAGTCAAAGTCCGGATCACAGGTCCTGCTGCCGGGGTGATGACTGTTAGAGTTGCTGTCACACAGAAACTGCGTGAGAAAATCCCTACCATCGCAGCAGTTCAATTACTGTAA